In Rissa tridactyla isolate bRisTri1 chromosome 23, bRisTri1.patW.cur.20221130, whole genome shotgun sequence, the following are encoded in one genomic region:
- the PFDN2 gene encoding prefoldin subunit 2 yields the protein MADSTKGRPAAAPGGKALTAEQVVARFNRLRQEQRGLASKAAELELELNEHSLVIETLREVDPTRKCYRMVGGILVERTVKEVLPALENNKEQISKIIESLAQQLQAKGRELNEFREKHNIRLVGEDDPRQPPKEGPEGAGAKGSAAGVLVS from the exons ATGGCGGACAGCACGaaggggcggccggcggcggcccccggggggAAGGCGCTGACGGCGGAGCAG GTGGTGGCCCGGTTCAACCGGCTGCGGCAGGAGCAGCGGGGCCTGGCCTCGAAAGCGGccgagctggagctggagctgaacGAGCACAG cctggtGATCGAGACGCTGCGGGAGGTGGATCCCACCCGCAAGTGCTACCGCATGGTGGGCGGCATCTTGGTGGAGCGAACGGTCAAGGAGGTGCTGCCCGCGCTGGAGAACAACAAGGAGCAG ATCAGCAAAATCATCGAGTCTCTGGCGCAGCAGCTGCAGGCCAAGGGCCGGGAGCTGAACGAGTTCCGGGAGAAGCACAACATTCGCCTGGTGGGGGAGGACGACCCCCGGCAACCCCCCAAGGAGGGGCCCGAGGGCGCGGGGGCCAAGGGCAGCGCAGCCGGTGTCCTGGTCTcctag
- the NIT1 gene encoding deaminated glutathione amidase isoform X2 encodes MLSAVPRSPLRCLCTPRRPHGSDTPGRSPSPAMAGPPGLKPLVAVGQVTSTPDKELNFTACAGLVREAAGRGAAIVFLPEGFDYIGRDAAQTLSLAEGLDGDLMGRYADLARDCGVWLSLGGFHERGRDWPTTQRIYNCHALLDPAGRLVAAYRKTHLCDVELEGRVTMKESGFTNPGTEILAPVSTPAGKLGLSICYDLRFPEISLALRRAGAEILTYPSAFTVPTGSAHWEVLLRARAIESQCYVVAAAQSGKNHESRTSYGHSLVVDPWGAVVAQCREGPGLCYAEIDLDYLHRVRREIPVQDHRRPDLYGTVAAAGLAPAP; translated from the exons AT GCTGAGCGCGgtgccccgctccccgctgcGCTGCCTGTGCACCCCGAGACGCCCGCACGGCTCTGACACCCCAGGCAG GTCGCCGTCCCCCGCCATGGCGGGTCCCCCGGGGCTGAAGCCACTGGTGGCCGTGGGTCAGGTCACCTCCACCCCCGACAAGGAGCTGAACTTCACGGCCTGCGCCGGGCTGGTGCGGGAGGCGGCCGGTCGCGGCGCCGCCATCGTCTTCCTCCCCGAAGGTTTCGACTACATCGGCCGCGACGCGGCACAGACCCTCAGCCTGGCCGAGGGGCTGGACGGGGACCTCATGGGACGCTACGCCGACCTGGCCAG GGACTGCGGCGTGTGGCTGTCCCTGGGTGGCTTCCACGAGCGTGGCCGGGACTGGCCCACCACCCAACGCATCTACAACTGCCACGCGCTGCTGGACCCCGCAG gtCGCCTGGTGGCCGCCTACAGGAAAACCCACCTGTGTGACGTGGAGCTGGAGGGACGCGTCACCATGAAGGAGAGCGGCTTCACCAACcccggcaccgagatcctggccCCGGTCAGCACGCCGGCGGGGAAG CTCGGCCTCTCCATCTGCTACGACTTGCGCTTCCCCGAGATCTCGCTGGCGCTGCGCCGCGCCGGTGCCGAGATCCTCACCTACCCCTCGGCCTTCACCGTCCCCACCGGCTCGGCGCACTGGGAG GTGCTGCTGCGGGCGCGGGCCATCGAGAGCCAGTGCTACGTGGTGGCGGCCGCCCAGAGCGGGAAGAACCACGAGAGCCGCACGTCCTACGGCCACTCGCTGGTGGTGGACCCCTGGGGGGCCGTGGTGGCCCAGTGCCGCGAGGGACCCGGCCTCTGCTACGCCGAGATCGACCTCGACTACCTGCACCGCGTCCGACGGGAGATACCGGTGCAGGACCACCGCCGGCCCGACCTCTACGGCACCGTGGCAGCCGCGGGGCTGGCGCCGGCGccgtga
- the NIT1 gene encoding deaminated glutathione amidase isoform X3 codes for MSPSPAMAGPPGLKPLVAVGQVTSTPDKELNFTACAGLVREAAGRGAAIVFLPEGFDYIGRDAAQTLSLAEGLDGDLMGRYADLARDCGVWLSLGGFHERGRDWPTTQRIYNCHALLDPAGRLVAAYRKTHLCDVELEGRVTMKESGFTNPGTEILAPVSTPAGKLGLSICYDLRFPEISLALRRAGAEILTYPSAFTVPTGSAHWEVLLRARAIESQCYVVAAAQSGKNHESRTSYGHSLVVDPWGAVVAQCREGPGLCYAEIDLDYLHRVRREIPVQDHRRPDLYGTVAAAGLAPAP; via the exons AT GTCGCCGTCCCCCGCCATGGCGGGTCCCCCGGGGCTGAAGCCACTGGTGGCCGTGGGTCAGGTCACCTCCACCCCCGACAAGGAGCTGAACTTCACGGCCTGCGCCGGGCTGGTGCGGGAGGCGGCCGGTCGCGGCGCCGCCATCGTCTTCCTCCCCGAAGGTTTCGACTACATCGGCCGCGACGCGGCACAGACCCTCAGCCTGGCCGAGGGGCTGGACGGGGACCTCATGGGACGCTACGCCGACCTGGCCAG GGACTGCGGCGTGTGGCTGTCCCTGGGTGGCTTCCACGAGCGTGGCCGGGACTGGCCCACCACCCAACGCATCTACAACTGCCACGCGCTGCTGGACCCCGCAG gtCGCCTGGTGGCCGCCTACAGGAAAACCCACCTGTGTGACGTGGAGCTGGAGGGACGCGTCACCATGAAGGAGAGCGGCTTCACCAACcccggcaccgagatcctggccCCGGTCAGCACGCCGGCGGGGAAG CTCGGCCTCTCCATCTGCTACGACTTGCGCTTCCCCGAGATCTCGCTGGCGCTGCGCCGCGCCGGTGCCGAGATCCTCACCTACCCCTCGGCCTTCACCGTCCCCACCGGCTCGGCGCACTGGGAG GTGCTGCTGCGGGCGCGGGCCATCGAGAGCCAGTGCTACGTGGTGGCGGCCGCCCAGAGCGGGAAGAACCACGAGAGCCGCACGTCCTACGGCCACTCGCTGGTGGTGGACCCCTGGGGGGCCGTGGTGGCCCAGTGCCGCGAGGGACCCGGCCTCTGCTACGCCGAGATCGACCTCGACTACCTGCACCGCGTCCGACGGGAGATACCGGTGCAGGACCACCGCCGGCCCGACCTCTACGGCACCGTGGCAGCCGCGGGGCTGGCGCCGGCGccgtga
- the NIT1 gene encoding deaminated glutathione amidase isoform X1, producing MTPTHGLLCGGQRRSLGRGSPGAVPPQPPQHRDQAVAVTPTPVPPRLSAVPRSPLRCLCTPRRPHGSDTPGRSPSPAMAGPPGLKPLVAVGQVTSTPDKELNFTACAGLVREAAGRGAAIVFLPEGFDYIGRDAAQTLSLAEGLDGDLMGRYADLARDCGVWLSLGGFHERGRDWPTTQRIYNCHALLDPAGRLVAAYRKTHLCDVELEGRVTMKESGFTNPGTEILAPVSTPAGKLGLSICYDLRFPEISLALRRAGAEILTYPSAFTVPTGSAHWEVLLRARAIESQCYVVAAAQSGKNHESRTSYGHSLVVDPWGAVVAQCREGPGLCYAEIDLDYLHRVRREIPVQDHRRPDLYGTVAAAGLAPAP from the exons ATGACACCCACCCACGGGCTCCTTTGTGGGGGCCAGCGCCGTTCCCTTGGCCGTGGGTCCCCCGGGGccgtgcccccccagcccccccagcacagggaccAGGCGGTGGCTGTGACCCCCACCCCGGTGCCCCCCAGGCTGAGCGCGgtgccccgctccccgctgcGCTGCCTGTGCACCCCGAGACGCCCGCACGGCTCTGACACCCCAGGCAG GTCGCCGTCCCCCGCCATGGCGGGTCCCCCGGGGCTGAAGCCACTGGTGGCCGTGGGTCAGGTCACCTCCACCCCCGACAAGGAGCTGAACTTCACGGCCTGCGCCGGGCTGGTGCGGGAGGCGGCCGGTCGCGGCGCCGCCATCGTCTTCCTCCCCGAAGGTTTCGACTACATCGGCCGCGACGCGGCACAGACCCTCAGCCTGGCCGAGGGGCTGGACGGGGACCTCATGGGACGCTACGCCGACCTGGCCAG GGACTGCGGCGTGTGGCTGTCCCTGGGTGGCTTCCACGAGCGTGGCCGGGACTGGCCCACCACCCAACGCATCTACAACTGCCACGCGCTGCTGGACCCCGCAG gtCGCCTGGTGGCCGCCTACAGGAAAACCCACCTGTGTGACGTGGAGCTGGAGGGACGCGTCACCATGAAGGAGAGCGGCTTCACCAACcccggcaccgagatcctggccCCGGTCAGCACGCCGGCGGGGAAG CTCGGCCTCTCCATCTGCTACGACTTGCGCTTCCCCGAGATCTCGCTGGCGCTGCGCCGCGCCGGTGCCGAGATCCTCACCTACCCCTCGGCCTTCACCGTCCCCACCGGCTCGGCGCACTGGGAG GTGCTGCTGCGGGCGCGGGCCATCGAGAGCCAGTGCTACGTGGTGGCGGCCGCCCAGAGCGGGAAGAACCACGAGAGCCGCACGTCCTACGGCCACTCGCTGGTGGTGGACCCCTGGGGGGCCGTGGTGGCCCAGTGCCGCGAGGGACCCGGCCTCTGCTACGCCGAGATCGACCTCGACTACCTGCACCGCGTCCGACGGGAGATACCGGTGCAGGACCACCGCCGGCCCGACCTCTACGGCACCGTGGCAGCCGCGGGGCTGGCGCCGGCGccgtga